The Paenibacillus macerans genome includes a window with the following:
- the ylqF gene encoding ribosome biogenesis GTPase YlqF, with protein sequence MTIQWFPGHMTRARRQIQEKLKLIDVVIELLDARLPLSSRNPMIDEILQGKPRLIVLNKADLADPAVTRQWIAFFKQEGHTAVEADASSGRGIKEIPQLAKELLKDKIEKQLAKGINPRAVRALIVGIPNVGKSTLINRLAGKSIAATGDRPGVTKGQQWIKVGTEMELLDTPGILWPKFEDQNVGYRLAVTGAIREEILNAEDIAFFAVKYLARYYWEPFKDRFELEQPPGDFEDPDEIVAIMEAVGRKRGCLQSGGRVDLEKASKILLRELRAGKMGRYSLEEPNV encoded by the coding sequence ATGACAATACAATGGTTTCCCGGGCATATGACCAGGGCCCGCCGGCAAATTCAGGAGAAGCTGAAGCTGATCGACGTGGTGATCGAATTGCTTGACGCCCGGCTTCCCTTATCGAGCCGGAACCCGATGATCGACGAGATCCTGCAGGGAAAACCGCGGCTGATCGTTTTAAATAAAGCGGATTTGGCCGATCCCGCGGTGACCAGGCAGTGGATCGCGTTTTTTAAGCAGGAAGGGCACACCGCCGTCGAGGCGGACGCTTCCAGCGGCCGAGGGATCAAGGAGATCCCGCAGCTGGCCAAAGAGCTGCTCAAGGATAAAATCGAAAAACAACTCGCCAAAGGCATTAATCCGCGCGCAGTGCGGGCCCTGATCGTCGGCATTCCCAATGTCGGCAAGTCGACGCTCATTAACCGGCTGGCCGGGAAGAGCATTGCGGCGACCGGAGACCGCCCTGGCGTCACCAAAGGGCAGCAGTGGATCAAAGTCGGCACCGAAATGGAGCTGCTGGACACGCCGGGGATTTTGTGGCCCAAATTCGAGGATCAAAACGTTGGTTACCGCCTTGCCGTAACGGGGGCGATCCGGGAAGAGATTTTGAATGCCGAGGATATCGCTTTTTTCGCGGTAAAATATTTGGCCAGATATTACTGGGAGCCGTTCAAAGACAGATTCGAGCTTGAGCAGCCTCCCGGCGATTTTGAAGACCCGGATGAAATCGTCGCCATTATGGAAGCGGTTGGCCGGAAACGGGGCTGTTTGCAAAGCGGCGGCCGGGTTGACCTTGAAAAAGCTTCAAAAATCCTGCTTCGCGAGCTGCGGGCCGGAAAAATGGGCCGATATTCGCTGGAGGAGCCGAACGTATAA
- the rpsP gene encoding 30S ribosomal protein S16 — translation MAVRIRLKRIGAHKAPFYRVVVSNSRSPRDGRFIEEIGYYNPVAQPAVVNIDEEKALKWLQNGAQASDTVRNLLSKAGVMKKFHELRQQK, via the coding sequence GTGGCAGTTCGTATTCGCTTGAAACGTATTGGTGCTCATAAAGCTCCTTTTTACCGCGTCGTGGTATCGAATTCCCGTTCCCCGCGTGACGGCCGTTTTATCGAGGAGATCGGTTACTACAACCCGGTTGCACAGCCGGCTGTAGTTAACATCGACGAAGAGAAGGCGCTCAAATGGCTCCAAAACGGCGCGCAAGCATCCGATACCGTTCGCAATCTGCTGAGCAAAGCAGGCGTAATGAAGAAGTTTCATGAGCTCAGACAGCAGAAATAA
- the lepB gene encoding signal peptidase I yields MEWLKAIVIAVVLVLVIRWLFFAPFIVDGPSMQPNFHTGERIIVNKIIYDIRQPKHGEVIVFHVPSEGRDFIKRVIGVPGDTVKVEGDTVTVNGQVVDETYIKEAVNAKHNNNELYNTEADFPNERVSDGTVPEGYVFVLGDNRSNSTDSRSIGYVPFGDIVGRADLVFWPLQELHFIKH; encoded by the coding sequence ATGGAGTGGCTTAAAGCGATCGTCATCGCGGTCGTGCTCGTTCTTGTGATTCGTTGGCTTTTCTTTGCGCCGTTTATTGTAGATGGTCCCTCGATGCAGCCGAATTTTCATACGGGCGAAAGAATTATCGTAAACAAAATCATTTACGATATCCGTCAGCCGAAGCATGGGGAGGTCATCGTGTTCCACGTCCCGTCCGAAGGGCGCGACTTCATCAAGCGGGTGATCGGCGTTCCGGGCGATACCGTAAAGGTCGAAGGCGATACCGTCACGGTCAACGGGCAGGTCGTGGATGAAACTTACATTAAAGAAGCGGTAAATGCGAAGCATAACAACAATGAGCTTTATAATACGGAAGCGGATTTCCCGAATGAGCGGGTTTCCGATGGAACCGTGCCTGAAGGATATGTTTTCGTGCTTGGGGATAACCGCTCCAACAGCACGGACAGCCGGAGCATCGGCTATGTGCCGTTTGGCGACATCGTAGGAAGGGCCGATCTGGTGTTCTGGCCGCTACAGGAGCTCCATTTCATTAAGCATTAA
- the trmD gene encoding tRNA (guanosine(37)-N1)-methyltransferase TrmD — MRVDVLTLFPEMFAGVFGSSILGKAQEKGIVALNAINFREYSGNKHGTVDDTPYGGGGGMVLKPEPIFAAVEAVLEGKHGDAGAKTRSPRVILMCPQGEAFTQKKAEELAAEEHLIFICGHYEGYDERIREHLVTDEISIGDYVLTGGELPAMVVIDSVTRLLPGVLGNEMSAVTDSFSTGMLEYPHYTRPAEFRGWKVPDILLSGHHANVEEWRRKEALRRTLLRRPDLLEKLELSPQDLKWLEQMKAHPPEIKD; from the coding sequence ATGCGCGTGGATGTGCTGACGCTTTTTCCGGAAATGTTTGCAGGCGTGTTCGGCAGCAGCATTCTCGGCAAAGCGCAGGAAAAAGGAATCGTTGCGCTAAATGCGATCAATTTCCGGGAATATTCGGGCAATAAGCATGGGACCGTAGACGATACGCCGTATGGCGGCGGAGGCGGGATGGTGCTGAAGCCGGAACCGATCTTCGCGGCGGTAGAAGCTGTATTGGAAGGGAAGCATGGTGATGCCGGGGCGAAGACCCGCTCACCGCGGGTTATTTTGATGTGTCCGCAGGGCGAGGCTTTTACGCAGAAGAAGGCCGAGGAGCTTGCCGCCGAGGAACATCTGATCTTTATTTGCGGCCACTACGAAGGATACGATGAACGGATTCGCGAACATCTCGTAACCGACGAAATATCGATCGGCGATTATGTACTGACCGGCGGCGAGCTGCCGGCGATGGTCGTGATCGACAGCGTGACCCGGCTTCTCCCGGGCGTGCTGGGGAATGAAATGAGTGCGGTCACCGACTCCTTCAGCACCGGAATGCTGGAGTATCCCCATTACACGAGACCTGCGGAGTTTCGCGGCTGGAAGGTGCCCGATATTCTGCTCAGCGGACATCATGCCAATGTGGAGGAATGGCGGCGAAAAGAAGCGCTTCGGCGCACCCTTTTGCGCCGCCCGGACCTGCTTGAGAAGCTGGAATTATCGCCTCAGGATTTGAAATGGCTGGAGCAAATGAAAGCTCATCCTCCGGAAATTAAGGATTGA
- a CDS encoding polysaccharide deacetylase family protein — protein MRKRISQYALFSLAILVLIYAVAVTHPSNVLSRKACTSWGMVKNTMFTLTHKKHEVYPKLPEGFSVKPGTAEQVAVLMYHYITPKKYNKYPGNESVINLEAFEQDMAYLHDHGYYTASLSELEQYVRGQISLPAKTVVITFDDGYQNNYIYAYPILKKYGYKAAIFVIGSKLKEQTQTFDPAKKTFLSKEEMESARDVFEFHSHTYDLHRKGFEKCGVMKAAGQDPSLVEKDIALMKEKVVDSPYFAYPFGEKTRQMIYYLQENGYRMAFTVYQGFVKPGDRLMTLKRLTVTSDTDIDKLLNP, from the coding sequence ATGAGAAAAAGAATCTCACAGTATGCATTATTCTCGCTGGCCATTCTGGTGCTGATCTATGCGGTGGCGGTGACCCATCCGAGCAACGTATTATCGCGAAAGGCTTGCACCTCATGGGGCATGGTCAAAAATACAATGTTTACCTTGACCCACAAAAAGCATGAAGTATACCCTAAGCTGCCCGAAGGTTTTTCCGTCAAACCCGGCACCGCCGAGCAAGTTGCCGTACTCATGTATCACTACATCACGCCAAAGAAATACAATAAGTATCCGGGCAACGAATCCGTCATCAATTTGGAGGCTTTCGAACAAGATATGGCTTATCTACATGACCACGGGTACTATACGGCTTCGCTAAGCGAACTGGAACAATACGTCAGGGGGCAGATCTCCCTCCCGGCCAAAACCGTTGTCATTACGTTTGATGACGGATATCAAAACAACTATATATATGCCTACCCGATCCTCAAAAAATACGGATATAAAGCAGCCATTTTTGTCATCGGCAGTAAGTTGAAAGAGCAGACTCAAACCTTTGACCCCGCCAAAAAAACGTTTTTATCGAAGGAAGAAATGGAGTCTGCTCGAGATGTGTTCGAGTTTCACAGCCATACTTACGATCTGCATCGCAAAGGCTTTGAGAAATGCGGGGTAATGAAAGCTGCGGGACAAGACCCTTCGTTAGTGGAAAAAGATATTGCCTTGATGAAAGAAAAGGTGGTCGACTCTCCTTACTTCGCCTACCCATTCGGAGAAAAGACCCGGCAGATGATTTACTATCTCCAGGAAAACGGTTATCGAATGGCCTTCACCGTCTACCAGGGCTTCGTAAAACCCGGGGATCGGCTAATGACCTTGAAGAGATTGACGGTCACATCGGACACAGACATAGATAAATTGCTCAATCCTTAA
- the rimM gene encoding ribosome maturation factor RimM (Essential for efficient processing of 16S rRNA) — translation MSNSLLTVGKIVNTHGIRGELKVLLQTDFPDVRFAPKNRLLIIHPESGEQLAVTVQSSRPYKQMYIVKFNEFSDINEVEKFKGRDLKVTKAESVELPENEYYFHEIIGCRVVSDEGEDLGVIEEILRPGANDVWVAKLPSGKQLLLPVIDDVVLDVNVQDKLVKVHLMEGLL, via the coding sequence ATGTCGAATTCTTTGTTGACGGTTGGTAAAATCGTAAATACGCACGGGATCCGCGGTGAGTTGAAGGTGCTGCTGCAAACGGATTTTCCGGATGTCCGGTTTGCACCGAAAAACCGTCTTCTGATCATTCACCCGGAGAGCGGGGAACAGTTGGCGGTCACGGTGCAATCGTCAAGACCGTACAAACAGATGTATATTGTAAAATTCAATGAATTTTCCGATATTAATGAAGTTGAAAAATTTAAAGGCCGGGATTTAAAAGTAACGAAAGCGGAGTCGGTGGAATTGCCGGAAAACGAGTATTATTTCCATGAAATCATCGGCTGCCGCGTCGTCAGCGACGAAGGCGAGGACCTCGGCGTGATCGAGGAGATTTTGCGTCCGGGAGCGAACGATGTGTGGGTCGCCAAGCTGCCTTCCGGCAAACAGCTGCTGCTGCCCGTTATCGACGACGTCGTGCTGGACGTAAACGTTCAGGACAAGCTGGTCAAAGTTCATCTGATGGAAGGGCTGTTGTAG
- the rplS gene encoding 50S ribosomal protein L19, with amino-acid sequence MNIVQAITQEQLRKDIPSFRPGDTLKVFVKVIEGSRERVQLFEGVVIKRRGGGISETFTVRKISNGVGVERTFPLHSPKIDKIEVARRGKVRRAKLYYLRALRGKAARIKEVRR; translated from the coding sequence ATGAATATCGTACAAGCGATTACGCAAGAACAACTTCGCAAAGATATTCCGAGCTTTCGTCCTGGTGACACTTTGAAAGTGTTCGTTAAGGTTATCGAGGGATCTCGTGAACGTGTCCAATTGTTCGAAGGTGTTGTTATCAAGCGTCGCGGCGGCGGAATCAGCGAAACTTTTACGGTTCGTAAAATTTCCAACGGTGTAGGCGTGGAAAGAACTTTCCCGCTTCATTCCCCGAAAATCGATAAAATCGAAGTGGCTCGCCGTGGTAAAGTGCGTCGTGCGAAGTTGTACTATCTTCGTGCATTGCGCGGTAAAGCAGCGAGAATTAAAGAAGTGCGTCGTTAA
- a CDS encoding putative DNA-binding protein yields MSQENRLEKTNRINLLFDFYEALLTEKQQTFLRYYFLDDFSLGEIAAEFEISRQAVFEHIKRAEGMLETYEEKLGLLKKHEARSGVLSRLEKLVEGSAMSASDKEEAKNLLRRAEQL; encoded by the coding sequence GTGAGTCAAGAGAATAGACTTGAGAAGACGAACCGGATCAACCTTTTGTTTGATTTTTACGAAGCGCTGCTGACGGAAAAGCAGCAGACTTTTTTACGATATTATTTTCTGGACGACTTTTCGCTCGGCGAAATCGCCGCGGAGTTTGAAATTAGCCGCCAAGCGGTGTTCGAGCACATTAAACGGGCCGAAGGCATGCTGGAAACGTATGAAGAGAAGCTCGGGCTGCTTAAGAAGCACGAGGCGCGCAGCGGCGTATTGTCCCGCCTGGAGAAGCTGGTGGAAGGCAGCGCGATGTCGGCGTCCGATAAAGAAGAAGCGAAAAATTTGCTTCGCCGGGCGGAGCAATTGTAA
- the ffh gene encoding signal recognition particle protein, which produces MAFEGLTSRLQSVFSKLRGKGKVSEDDVNEAMREVRLALLEADVNFKVVKEFIAKVKEKAVGKEVMESFTPGMVIIDIVNKELTELMGGSQARLAQSNRPPTVVMMAGLQGAGKTTTSAKLAKLLLKENHRPLLVAGDIYRPAAIKQLQVLGEQIKVPVFTLPEGNSPVEIARQALQHAKDNGNDYLLIDTAGRLHIDEELMEELRQIHEVTKPDEVLLVVDAMTGQDAVNVAESFNQQLTLTGVVLTKLDGDTRGGAALSVKAVTGCPIKFAALGEKIDALEPFHPERMASRILGMGDMLSLIEKAQANIDAEKAKEMERKMRNAEFTFDDFLEQMDQVKKLGPLDQLLDMIPGMGKMKQMKDIKVDEKQMGRVEAIVHSMTKAEKQNPDMINHSRRKRIAAGSGTTLADVNRLIKQFDEMRRMMKQFSDMMGPKGKGNKMMKQLSKAGKGMRFPFR; this is translated from the coding sequence ATGGCATTCGAAGGATTGACGAGCCGGCTGCAGAGCGTGTTCAGCAAGCTGCGGGGCAAGGGCAAGGTTTCGGAAGACGACGTCAACGAAGCGATGCGCGAGGTCCGGCTGGCTCTGCTGGAGGCGGACGTCAACTTTAAAGTCGTCAAGGAATTCATCGCCAAAGTCAAGGAGAAGGCCGTCGGCAAGGAAGTGATGGAGAGCTTCACGCCGGGCATGGTCATCATCGACATCGTCAACAAGGAACTGACCGAGCTGATGGGCGGCAGTCAAGCTAGGCTAGCCCAAAGCAACCGTCCTCCGACCGTCGTTATGATGGCGGGCTTGCAGGGGGCCGGGAAGACAACGACATCGGCCAAGCTGGCAAAGCTGCTGCTGAAAGAAAACCACCGGCCGCTCCTGGTGGCCGGAGACATATACCGTCCGGCCGCGATCAAGCAGCTGCAGGTACTGGGCGAACAGATCAAGGTGCCGGTGTTTACGCTGCCGGAAGGCAACAGCCCGGTGGAGATCGCCCGTCAGGCGCTGCAGCACGCAAAGGACAACGGCAACGATTATTTGCTGATCGACACCGCGGGCCGGCTGCATATCGATGAGGAGCTGATGGAAGAGCTGCGGCAAATCCATGAGGTGACGAAGCCGGACGAAGTGCTGCTGGTCGTCGATGCGATGACCGGTCAGGACGCCGTTAACGTCGCCGAAAGCTTTAACCAGCAGCTCACCTTGACGGGGGTCGTGCTGACGAAGCTGGACGGCGATACCCGGGGCGGGGCCGCGCTGTCGGTTAAAGCGGTCACCGGCTGCCCGATCAAGTTCGCCGCGCTCGGCGAGAAGATCGATGCTCTTGAACCGTTTCATCCCGAGCGGATGGCTTCGCGGATTTTGGGCATGGGCGACATGCTGTCGCTGATCGAGAAAGCCCAGGCCAACATCGACGCCGAAAAAGCGAAGGAAATGGAACGGAAAATGCGCAACGCGGAATTTACGTTCGACGATTTCCTGGAGCAGATGGATCAGGTGAAGAAGCTGGGTCCGCTGGATCAGCTCCTGGACATGATTCCGGGCATGGGCAAGATGAAGCAGATGAAGGACATCAAGGTCGACGAGAAGCAAATGGGCCGGGTGGAAGCCATCGTGCATTCGATGACCAAAGCGGAGAAGCAAAATCCGGACATGATCAACCACAGCCGCCGCAAGCGGATCGCCGCCGGAAGCGGGACGACGCTGGCCGACGTCAACCGCCTGATCAAGCAGTTTGACGAGATGCGCCGGATGATGAAGCAGTTCTCCGACATGATGGGCCCGAAAGGCAAAGGCAATAAAATGATGAAGCAGCTGAGCAAAGCCGGAAAAGGCATGCGCTTCCCGTTCCGTTAA
- a CDS encoding KH domain-containing protein, protein MEQLVSVIAKALVDHPDDVRVEVVEKDHLVVYELSVHPNDVGKVIGKQGRIAKALRTVVTSAAVKMDKRVSVDIMS, encoded by the coding sequence GTGGAACAATTAGTCAGCGTTATCGCGAAGGCTCTTGTTGACCATCCGGACGATGTTCGTGTGGAGGTTGTGGAGAAGGATCACCTGGTTGTCTATGAGCTGTCCGTGCATCCCAACGATGTGGGGAAAGTGATCGGCAAGCAGGGGAGAATCGCCAAAGCGCTCCGCACGGTCGTAACATCGGCAGCGGTCAAGATGGATAAGCGGGTTTCCGTGGACATCATGTCTTAA
- the trhA gene encoding PAQR family membrane homeostasis protein TrhA: MASTHTFDRREEIANAVTHGIGALLSVAALVLLIVFSSIKGTAWHVVSFTIYGASMLLLYLCSTLVHSFKEGKAKDLFEFLDHSSIYIFIAGTYTPFLLVVLRGPLGWSLFGTVWGIALLGVVFKAFFVKRFLFLSTVFYLIMGWLIVIAWGPLTAAVASQGIVLLVTGGVLYTLGTVFYVWRGFPYHHAIWHLFVLGGSVTHFFAILLYLLPHH; this comes from the coding sequence ATGGCGAGTACGCATACTTTTGACCGCAGGGAGGAAATCGCCAACGCCGTGACGCACGGGATCGGGGCGCTGCTGAGCGTGGCCGCCCTGGTGCTGCTGATCGTGTTTTCCAGCATCAAGGGCACGGCCTGGCATGTTGTGAGCTTTACGATCTACGGGGCCAGCATGCTGCTGCTCTACCTGTGCTCGACGCTGGTGCACAGCTTTAAAGAAGGCAAAGCGAAGGATTTGTTCGAGTTTTTGGACCACTCCTCCATCTACATCTTCATTGCCGGGACGTATACACCTTTTTTGCTGGTGGTGCTGCGCGGCCCGCTCGGGTGGAGCCTGTTCGGGACGGTGTGGGGGATCGCCCTGCTCGGCGTCGTGTTTAAAGCTTTTTTCGTAAAAAGATTCCTGTTTTTGTCGACGGTATTTTACCTCATCATGGGCTGGCTGATCGTGATTGCGTGGGGGCCGTTAACGGCGGCTGTCGCGTCCCAGGGCATCGTTTTGCTCGTTACGGGCGGCGTTTTGTACACGCTGGGCACCGTGTTTTACGTCTGGCGGGGATTTCCGTACCACCATGCGATCTGGCATCTGTTCGTGCTGGGCGGGAGCGTTACTCATTTTTTTGCGATCCTGCTGTATTTGCTTCCCCATCACTGA